Proteins from a genomic interval of Treponema succinifaciens DSM 2489:
- a CDS encoding tetratricopeptide repeat protein: protein MKSSVKTTLAELFAAVVLVVAVAVILSMGLSSCASTEKTVETAQPVETEKKLEAKKKTEYSKTDFMEDLKSVLNKDGPEAALSLYETKLPAKYADDFDLLFLKAAINVSAENLDEAQALCNELSQRDPQNNDVASLAVVIAKMKGDNAERTKQVNSLLAKDKLNSAANVELGEDMFLKKNYKQAKIYYKRALVREPENIDALRGAGQCDYYLENDDEAEKTFKKILEIDPKNTQAFLYLGKLAYAANEYKIASDYAKQALDVDPENYECNMDYGMYERYLGHYKNAESSWTKAIEIEPDYFLAYAYRAGLYDEQDIFVNAMEDYKKVIELNPNYYFAYESLGILALHEENWTTAREAFMKCYDSNKNNISYPLMITYCYYKEGNGTEAKNFSNQVLRKMDRNSIEYSMLRVFHDRAGERPLPQRISAMTNRNLQGKMYYYLALFYDMFGGTELANEYYAKVVSMNSPMFFEFRLAEWRTKGKVPLK, encoded by the coding sequence ATGAAAAGTTCGGTAAAAACTACATTGGCGGAGCTTTTTGCTGCGGTTGTTCTTGTTGTGGCGGTTGCTGTTATTTTGAGCATGGGGCTTTCTTCTTGTGCTTCCACTGAAAAAACTGTAGAGACGGCTCAACCCGTTGAAACTGAAAAAAAATTAGAAGCAAAGAAAAAGACTGAATATTCAAAAACTGATTTTATGGAAGATTTGAAGTCAGTTTTGAATAAAGATGGACCAGAAGCGGCTCTTTCCCTTTATGAAACTAAGCTTCCGGCGAAATATGCGGACGATTTTGATTTGCTTTTTTTAAAGGCCGCGATAAATGTAAGCGCGGAAAACCTTGACGAGGCTCAGGCTCTTTGCAATGAGCTGTCACAACGCGATCCGCAGAATAATGATGTTGCTTCTCTTGCGGTTGTGATTGCAAAAATGAAAGGCGACAATGCAGAGCGCACAAAACAAGTTAATTCGCTTTTGGCAAAAGACAAACTGAATTCCGCAGCGAATGTGGAGCTTGGTGAAGATATGTTCTTAAAGAAAAATTACAAGCAGGCAAAAATTTATTATAAAAGAGCTTTAGTCCGCGAGCCTGAAAATATTGATGCTTTGCGCGGTGCCGGACAATGTGACTACTATCTTGAAAATGATGATGAGGCGGAAAAAACTTTCAAAAAAATTCTTGAGATTGATCCGAAAAACACACAGGCTTTTTTGTATTTAGGAAAACTTGCCTACGCTGCAAATGAATACAAAATCGCTTCTGACTATGCAAAGCAGGCGCTCGATGTGGACCCTGAAAACTATGAATGCAATATGGATTACGGAATGTACGAACGTTATCTTGGACATTACAAAAATGCGGAATCTTCTTGGACAAAGGCAATAGAAATTGAACCGGATTATTTTTTAGCATACGCATACCGGGCAGGGCTTTATGATGAGCAAGATATTTTTGTAAATGCGATGGAAGATTACAAAAAAGTCATTGAGCTGAATCCAAATTACTATTTTGCTTATGAAAGCCTTGGAATCCTCGCCCTTCACGAAGAAAACTGGACAACTGCGCGCGAAGCTTTTATGAAATGCTATGATTCCAACAAAAATAATATTTCTTATCCACTGATGATTACTTACTGCTATTACAAGGAAGGCAATGGAACTGAAGCAAAAAATTTCAGCAATCAGGTTCTTAGAAAAATGGACAGAAATTCTATTGAATATTCTATGCTCCGGGTTTTCCATGACAGGGCGGGCGAGCGTCCTTTGCCGCAGAGAATTTCCGCAATGACGAATAGAAATTTGCAGGGAAAAATGTACTATTATCTTGCGCTTTTTTATGATATGTTTGGTGGAACAGAACTTGCCAATGAATATTACGCAAAGGTTGTCAGCATGAACAGCCCGATGTTTTTTGAATTTCGTTTGGCAGAATGGAGAACAAAAGGAAAAGTTCCTTTAAAATAG
- a CDS encoding MGH1-like glycoside hydrolase domain-containing protein: MNKRDFPKIHFYDQDFVDIYDKTWNWLSEYWINTETGEQDSEGLFVYPVNGKYILDQLETIFSSFFLVYSNRNYPASKNIDYFYARQEENGAIRWKYDAATNSPVIDKKNPEGIGLPLFAWAEFNLYHKSANKRRIKEVMPVLQKYMEWIDRTFKQQNGLYSVPHECSTMFNSPRKGAFYPVDFNCCMAINMAHMSALGDILNDKDLSFQYKKMYFSLKTRINSLMWDVESGFYYDLDKNEQRLSQKTIAGFWPLLAELSNADRADTLIAHLSNPKTFGTDHPFPTLSADSPDFKENGEGFKGSVLAPFNFMVIKGLEKYQRYAFARECSIRHLYYILEALSPADSKRKGDLYEAYLPCQEGPATCRSEKDFPRKRFLHFTGLSTVALMIENVIGLNISLPRKTVDWIIPNLEIMGIEKLSLKRNLITILSNKSKRGWEIQMESEKLYYFTINILDQKKKTLPIPSGKCSMLIDKL; encoded by the coding sequence GTGAACAAACGTGATTTCCCAAAAATCCACTTTTACGATCAGGATTTTGTAGATATTTATGATAAAACTTGGAACTGGCTTTCTGAATATTGGATTAACACAGAAACAGGCGAACAAGACAGCGAAGGACTTTTTGTTTATCCTGTAAATGGAAAATATATACTAGATCAACTTGAAACAATTTTTTCATCATTTTTCCTCGTTTACTCAAATAGAAATTATCCGGCAAGCAAAAACATAGATTATTTTTATGCGCGTCAAGAAGAAAACGGAGCAATCAGATGGAAGTATGATGCAGCTACAAACAGCCCTGTTATTGACAAAAAAAATCCAGAGGGAATAGGTCTTCCGCTTTTTGCCTGGGCTGAATTCAATTTGTATCACAAAAGCGCAAACAAACGCCGCATAAAAGAAGTAATGCCGGTGCTGCAAAAATACATGGAATGGATTGACAGAACTTTCAAGCAGCAAAACGGACTTTATTCAGTTCCACATGAATGCTCAACAATGTTCAATTCTCCGCGGAAAGGCGCATTTTATCCTGTCGATTTCAACTGCTGCATGGCAATCAATATGGCGCATATGTCAGCACTTGGAGATATTCTGAATGACAAGGACTTGAGCTTTCAGTATAAAAAAATGTATTTCAGCCTAAAAACCAGAATAAACAGTCTTATGTGGGATGTGGAAAGCGGTTTTTACTACGATTTGGACAAAAACGAGCAGCGTCTTTCACAAAAAACTATAGCCGGATTCTGGCCGTTGCTTGCGGAACTTTCAAATGCAGACAGGGCTGACACTCTTATTGCTCATTTAAGCAACCCAAAGACATTCGGCACAGACCATCCATTCCCTACTTTAAGCGCGGACAGCCCGGACTTCAAAGAAAATGGCGAAGGATTCAAAGGCTCTGTTTTGGCTCCGTTCAACTTCATGGTTATAAAGGGACTTGAAAAATATCAGCGTTACGCATTTGCACGCGAATGTTCAATCCGGCACTTGTATTATATTCTCGAAGCATTAAGCCCGGCGGACTCAAAACGGAAAGGCGACTTGTACGAAGCATATCTTCCATGCCAGGAAGGTCCTGCAACCTGCCGAAGCGAAAAAGATTTTCCGCGCAAACGTTTTTTGCATTTTACCGGTCTTTCAACAGTTGCGCTCATGATTGAAAACGTAATCGGTCTGAACATAAGCCTTCCAAGAAAGACTGTAGACTGGATTATTCCGAACCTTGAAATCATGGGAATTGAAAAGCTTTCATTAAAGCGGAACCTTATCACAATTCTCAGCAATAAAAGCAAACGCGGCTGGGAAATTCAGATGGAAAGCGAAAAACTCTACTATTTTACAATCAATATTTTGGATCAAAAGAAAAAAACGCTTCCTATTCCAAGCGGAAAATGCTCAATGCTTATCGACAAATTGTAA
- a CDS encoding Ppx/GppA phosphatase family protein — protein sequence MNTPQAVIEIGSTGIRLLVAEPVEVQSQKKFNILDRSDQPVNLGRDVFTTRSISRETLLICLHILERYAEQLAAWGISREETIVIATSAVREAENRDPFVDRIKVKTGFIVHVIDGIEENRLMYLAVSECIKEGSVAIRQNDSIFLDISGGATEMMLMEKGRIIGAHSMRLGTVIIEQMIHSMMGNLDDARRFISEFIRNTKNTLNAEINLDKIQQFIVLGNDMKIVSLFVGKPISPFLWEVERGAFENFVDEVQHYTPEECIAKFKMNYNEAQTFQISLVAYKLFIQLTNVTKFIVPDTSIREGILLSRNQLSNPEIQNDFTQQILAGAKAILKKYQGDESHAEYVRKTSLQIYDALQKELGFDSHVRVLLEISAILHDVGMFIRAEDHNIHGKYIVNNSEIFGLNRDDKSIVAQIISFHRGSKMPQEDEEFRLLSRSRRMTVLKLSAILRVADALDRTHKQHLYNFNISFAKDSITFRTKGHNNLSLEKLAVSEKGDLFENIFGYKIVLV from the coding sequence ATGAACACACCTCAAGCTGTAATTGAGATTGGCTCAACAGGAATAAGGCTTCTTGTTGCTGAACCAGTTGAAGTCCAATCACAGAAAAAATTTAACATTCTCGACCGAAGCGATCAGCCTGTGAATTTGGGACGCGATGTTTTTACCACACGCTCAATAAGCCGCGAAACTCTTTTGATTTGCCTGCATATTCTTGAACGCTACGCAGAGCAACTGGCAGCCTGGGGAATCAGCCGGGAAGAAACAATTGTAATCGCCACAAGCGCAGTCCGCGAGGCAGAAAACAGAGATCCATTCGTTGACCGAATAAAAGTAAAAACAGGCTTTATTGTCCATGTAATCGATGGAATTGAAGAAAACAGGCTCATGTATCTTGCCGTAAGCGAATGCATAAAAGAAGGAAGCGTTGCAATCCGTCAAAACGACTCAATTTTCCTTGACATTTCAGGCGGTGCAACAGAAATGATGCTCATGGAAAAAGGCAGAATCATCGGGGCGCACAGCATGAGGCTGGGAACTGTAATCATTGAGCAGATGATTCATTCCATGATGGGAAACCTTGACGATGCCCGAAGATTCATTTCAGAGTTTATACGAAACACAAAAAATACGCTGAACGCAGAAATAAATTTGGACAAAATCCAGCAGTTTATTGTTTTAGGCAACGACATGAAAATTGTTTCGCTTTTTGTCGGAAAGCCAATCTCACCGTTTTTGTGGGAAGTTGAGCGCGGAGCATTTGAAAATTTCGTGGATGAAGTTCAGCATTACACGCCAGAAGAATGCATTGCAAAATTCAAAATGAACTACAATGAAGCGCAGACATTTCAAATTTCTTTAGTCGCCTACAAACTTTTTATTCAGCTTACAAATGTAACAAAGTTTATTGTTCCGGACACTTCAATCCGCGAAGGAATTCTTTTAAGCCGGAATCAGCTTTCCAATCCTGAAATTCAAAACGACTTTACCCAGCAAATTTTAGCAGGCGCAAAGGCAATTTTGAAAAAATATCAGGGCGATGAAAGCCATGCTGAATACGTGCGCAAAACCAGCCTTCAAATTTACGATGCGCTCCAAAAGGAACTCGGCTTCGATTCCCACGTCCGCGTGCTTCTTGAAATAAGCGCAATTCTTCACGATGTCGGAATGTTTATCAGGGCGGAAGATCACAATATCCATGGAAAATACATCGTAAACAACAGCGAAATTTTCGGGCTGAACCGAGATGACAAATCCATTGTTGCGCAGATAATAAGCTTTCACCGCGGAAGCAAAATGCCGCAGGAAGATGAGGAATTCAGGCTTTTGTCCAGAAGCAGAAGAATGACCGTTTTAAAGCTAAGCGCAATTCTCCGTGTGGCAGACGCGCTAGACAGAACGCACAAGCAGCATCTGTACAACTTCAACATTTCTTTTGCGAAAGACAGCATAACGTTCAGAACAAAAGGACATAATAATCTTTCCTTGGAAAAACTTGCCGTCTCAGAAAAAGGCGACTTGTTTGAAAATATTTTTGGCTACAAAATAGTATTGGTATAG